Genomic DNA from Oryza sativa Japonica Group chromosome 5, ASM3414082v1:
CAAAGCCCTCACGGAGCCAATCGAGTCGTCGCTTTGCAAGCAAACAGATTAACCCAAATGTTTCAGGCGGTAATTATGAAGTTGGACAAGTGTCATACAAGTTCAACTTCCTCAAATCAAGAGGACCAAGAAGAATGCAGTGCAATATCCAGTGCCCCGTAGGCCAGAGCACCGCATCAGATCCATTGAAGAAGCTGATTAGCACCTCAAGCCCCTTGGCTCTAAGAAACAAGGCACCACGATGGCATGAGCATCTGCAGTGCTGGTGCTTGAATTTCCATGGCCGGGTGACCGTCGCCTCGGTGAAGAACTTCCAGCTCGTTGCTCCAGCTGGCACCAGCGATCCATGGGGCATTGCAGATGAGGAGACAGTGATCCTGCAGTTCGGTAAGATTGAGGACGACGCGTTCACGATGGACTACCGGCAGCCGCTGTCAGCCTTCCAGGCGTTCGCCATCTGCCTCACAAGCTTTGGCACGAAGCTGGCCTGTGAATAAGTGTAACTTTTGGGTTTGATGATGATTTACACCGTGCATATGGATGGGATCTCCGTTGATAGCGCGGATAGCCTGAAGCCCTGAACTATAGCGCCCCTGTTGAACCAGGAGAGTAAGGTGTAAAAGGGCGACAGGGGCACACTGCACTGAACACACCGTGTCCCTAACTCTcgactctctcttctctttttctctcgtCTAATGATGTGGATGGACTTGGTTTATGTTGATCTTGGAGAGATGATGGTATAACTCTTTGTTGTAAATGGCACTCCTTTTCACTTGCTGATGTACCCCGTGCATAATGAATGTACCATTCTCCAGTCGAGTTTGCCCCTGGTCTCTTTGATAAAGGAAGCTTTTATTGGAATCAGACGATATAACTGAGACGCATACAGCAAAAGTCACACCGAACACCCATAAAAGAGTTACTCCCCCTATCCAACTCGAAGTTCGTTTCTATTTGACGCcgtttactttttttaaatatgtttgaccgtttatcttattaaaaaataattattaattttttctattatttaatttattgttaaatatacttatatgtatatatatatagttttatatatttcataaaagttttttaataagacgaacggttaaatatgtgttaaaaagttaacggtgtcaaatatttaaaaatggatGGAGCAATTAGTAAAAGCCATGCCGCTGATCTCTGGCATTCCCTTTACTTTGTTCTCTTCAGGCCGAAGTTGGCTCCGAACAGGAGTGATTTATCAGTTTGATCACCAAGGACGATGGACAACGTTCCATGAGTTCTGACCAGTGACAACGGTTGTACCGTGTAAAGCGTACCTCCTTCGCCACGGTCGCGGCAAAAGCGCACGATGGCGCGAGAGACCAAAGGGTATGTTTGGGGGAGTTTTAAATTCTGtgaagcagctgtttggtagccagcttctgagaatctggaaaagctctgaaacccagcttctccagcttctggcttcttagttcatttttcaaaatCTGTAACTCAAaagctgtggactgtttgggACAGCTTCTAGCAGAAACAGCTTTTGGAAAAAGCTGCAGCTAGGAAAAGCTCCCCCAAACGGGGCCCAAAACCGTTTGTCTACCGCCGGTCCCTTATAACATTTGGCCAGGCCGAGACAGAGAGTGCCTAGGCCGTGGCCAGTGCGGCCCATATCCTGTGGGCGTTCGGCCGAATCGGCCCATGTCGCTGTCCGCTCCGCACGCCATGGCCCATACGCCTGGACGCTGGACACTCGTGATCGCCGCATAAATTCGGAGAAAAATGCAGTGGACGAGGGGGGAAGAGCTGCGCAGCATATAGTGCCAAATTTCGGACTCTGAGCTTGTgaagtactagtagtacatgATCTATTCGCATCACATGGCAGTATTAGCGCTAGTTCATCGGCCGCAAATTCTCTCTGCAAAATGAGCAGTATTTACACTTAAACCTGCTGGTTCTGTCATGGCTTCTTTTCCATATTACTCCTACGATCTACTCCCTAtgtcctattttaagtgcaaccatgagtttccgtgACCAAGTTTGATCATCCGtctttatttgaaatttttttataattagtatttttgttgttacgagatgataaaacatgaatattactttactcgtgacttatgtttttaattttttttaaaattttttcaaataagacggacgatcaaaattggGCGTGGAAaactatggctgcacttaagatgggacggagggagtagcttggCAGTTGGCAAGATAAGAGATAGCTGTAACTAAATTCAGGTGACTGTATTAAATTAATCAGGTAGGCGAACTGCAGTAATTCGACATTGTGCATGCATGATTAATTCACAATCACAGGCATTTCCCCTTGAACTAGTATATACAAATACAACACGAATGGAGCTGCAAGAACAGCACACTTGCAACACTTTAATTGTAGATTAGTAGTAGTAGCGTGTATGAGCAACCATTGGCCCAGTCGTCTCAGTGGTCATGTCTCAGAATCCAATGGACCAAGCTTCAATTAATTTCCTGTGAACCTAAACAATCTGGACACAATCAATACAATTACAAGTTAGCACTGACAATGCAATTACCAGGACATAAAAAGTACAGTAAAATGCTACTCCTAATAGAAGTATTACGCTATGATTTCTGTAGATCATGTATTCGCATTTGCCGTGGCCTGGCATGGCCGTCGGCCACGAGCTTGGCCGGAGCTCGGGACGAACACCTTGGAGGTGGAGACTGCTTCTTGTGCTGCACGTGGATGCCGAGGAAGGAGGTCGCCGGAGGGTTGCTCGACACGGACGGCAGCGCCCGCGAGAGCCAGGACTCCGACGGCGACTTCatcgacggcagcggcgggagcggaGGCACCATGTCACGGCTCGCCGCGGCCTTGTCCTCCAATAGCAGCGGCCacccgtagccgccgccgccgccgcctccgccggcgccggcggcgtcgcgccTTTGTTTCTTCCCGCCGTCGAACACCTTGGGCGGCGCCGGCCTTGGGAAGcgaggaggcggcagcagcTTGGGATCGTCGTGGCTGTCGTGGCATTGGTCGTGGCTTCTGTCTAACACCAGGAGGAAGCCGAGGTGGGTAGCCTTGGGGTGGACGGCGCCGTCTCCTTGTTCCAGGTAAAGCTCGCGCACCGACGGCATTGTCGTGTCCAGCTCCGGCGACAGCAACGCGCCGATACCcttccggccgccgcggcctgaTCGCCGGAGGGAGTTGATATACACTTCCTCCCAGGATCGCTGCAACGACGCACCGGACGAACAAGTGAGAATCGCTCGCGTTTTGATTCGTCGCGCGGCagcaggtggaggtggaggagatgtTTGTTGCTGCTTACCATGATGCCCGTGTCGTGCGCGCTCCGGACGAGTGGGTTCCCCAAGCTTTGGCTCCTGCCGATCTtggagaggaggggcgcgccgcggtctcgccgccggccaccgccgcggcgtctCATGGCGGGCGCTGGGTTGAGGAGGAGCAAGGTGCTCTTCATGCACCGCGTGGGAAGAAGCAGCCCGCACCTCCTCGACGAGACGCCCCGCGTACTGTGCGCGtcccactcgccgccgccgccgttgtcgtcgacggcggcgtcggcgtcgtcggtcTTCTCCCTCGGAACGATGCACAGTGTTCGAATCGTCGGCGTTGGCTCGGGAGGAGGCAGCAACGCGTCGGCGCCGTGGCCGttgcgcgcggccgccgcggcgacgctgGCCTTCCGGGAGCTGCATTGCGGCGAGAGGACAGCCACGGCGTGCGCCGCCGGCAGGAAGCGGTCCAtcatgacgccgccgccgacgccgacgccgcgcggaGGCTGGGCGACGGCGTCGCTGAGGCCGCTGGCGCTGCTGCAGTTCACGGTGAGGCAGCTGTCCGCCACGGAGAGCGCGTCGGAGAACCGCGCCTCCTGATCCCGCTCCCGcaccggcgcggcgacggcgaccaccgCCATGGCGTCGCGCGCGGGCTCCTCGTCCCTCGCCGTGGCGTGCACCATCGTCGCGCGCCGGGTGCGGACGCTCTTGGGATGACCGGGCCGCGTGCCATccgtccgcgtcgccgcctcgccggcggcgccaccgccatggCGCCGCACGGAgacgagcggcgcggcgaggtcGATGCGCCTGTTCGCGTCGGCCATGACCGGCGCCGCGAGCTGCCTCCTCGCCTCGCCACCACTTGTCACTCTCGCTGTGTCACTGGCCTCGCCACTGCACTGCAGCATTGGCATTTTGGGCAACCAAATTCCAAATAATTTAAAGGAGGCTTCTTGCAACAACCTGCCTAATAAAGAGCAAAGAGTTCATGTAATATTCAGTGCACAGTAGCTTGCATGGTGACTGGGAGTAGTTAGTTGTCTATGTACTTGTTTACTCACTCAGGACGTGGCAGGAAGTGGCCACCTGAACTACATGTTGCTCGTTGTTAACTTGTCAGATTGGTCTACTATGCAACACCAACTACATGAGCCAAGATTGGTCCCATTTGTTTCTGATTAACATATAACACCCCCCTCCCTCCGTATAAAAAAGAATCAAATCCTGGCCATTAACCTGGGTAAATGTTTGTCCCGATTCATAGCtatgatttaaattatttttggaTGAAGAGATGTCGATTTCTATTAGCAAGTTTTTCAGACTGTTAATTAgtgttttttctataaaaaatttttatatagaatttactctaaaatattaaaaaaaatcatttttaaaatttgtaatgATTAATCATACGTTTTATGTGCCATCGAAAATCTTCATCTTTATATAAAACGAACGGGGGGAAACTACAAGTGAAAACATGGAGAATTAATTATAGTTCTCGGTGCTGGTTCTAGTGCACATGACCACATGATTAGTTATCAAACATGACTAGTCATCCATCTCTCACGCAGTAGGTGAATGTCTGATACAATTCGATCTGCAGATTGGCTGCTTCTCCGGCTCAAAGGAGGAAAAGAGCGGACGACCTGGTGTCCTCTCTGATAAATTCTCCTTGGACTTAAGCTGCAACTGCATCAGCATCACGCGATGCATGTCAAGTTCTTTGGAGAGCTTAACGACCGGTAGGTAGATGACCATTTCTCTTGTCGACAAGAGAGAGCTCAATAATTCAGCAGCAGATGCACAGTCATCTTCGAGCTCATAACGCCTTGTGGATTTACGTCAAAACCGGTCGTtttccgtcgccggcgaggagggtcgCCGCCGACActgtcttctccttctccttcttcttcttcttcttcagttagCTAATCTAGTACAACCACTGACAAAAGTGGCAATAGAAAATGGCAAAATGGGATGGAGAAAACGGCTATGGCAGTGACGATAGGATGAAATTCCATGTATTTTTGCCGTTCAATCATAGAAGAAGTGCTTTTATAGGGTAGTTGAAGCTTTGCATTTAAGCTATGTAGGTACCCAACGACTCCATGATCTGCCAATACTTTGTTTCTTTGAATTCATAGACCATTAAGAAATTGATATAGCATTGATCAATACTGTTGTCACATAGATCACCGTTatctatgaaaaaaaagagagatcaCCAAACTGTTGTGATACACTTGATGGGGCATTGAGGAAAataattcaaaattaagttatGAGCACTTGTCAATGTTATCATCTTATTATGCATCTGGCACTACTACTAAATATTGGAGTATCTAGGTAGGGAACAGAATAGTCGCTAGGACCGTTACAGTGGCATTGTTTCGCCTATAGCTTATTATAGACCGGAACACTtattaatgataaaataatttctcggtaaattttttatatatacttgcctagtgatttaaaagccaatgctaaaaAATAGACCATGATGTAAAAACATGAAAATCAacacaaattaaaatttaaattggtTATGGCTGACAAGTGGAATTTCTTTTGAGTTTTTACATGTGCGGGCGTTCCTTTGGTTGTTTTACTCTTAATTCTGCattgtgtagctgacatgtgagTCCATATAGAATTTATGTCCGTCCGAtttcttctctaaaaaaatgtcCGTCCGATTCAGCGTCAGGCAAGACGAAAGCACAGTGGAAACCTGAAGCCAAAGTAAAATGCTCTGCAAAGAAGAACATTGTGTTATCTAAGGCACACATTCTAAACACTGTCTCGACTTGGTTATTTCTTCGATTTTCATTAGCAcattttttaaactattaaatagTGTATTTCGTATGAAAACTTTCGtatagaagttgctttaaaaaaatcaaattaattaattttttagtttttaataattaatacttaatcaaTCATATGCTATTCACGTATTACGTTTTACGTGCGGCTAATCAATATAATTTAAAACACATTTTAGAAATACTAACTAAGATAATTGTGCAGCTCATGATCTTGGGATGCAGATCCTCTGCTGGGGATCTCGTTCCCATGATCTGAAATATGATGAGTTCTCAGCTCACTTCGCGGGCAGACATGACGATTGCACGTTGTTCCTGATCCTGAACTTTCAAGGGaccattctgaatttctgatgccTCGTGGCTTTCACCATCAGCTCAGATTTAATCGAAGTCGTAGGCATGCTGATCCGATGAACGCTAACAGCGGGCCGTGTATTCAgggttggaataagttcactttatgtCCCTTATCGAATCATGGCCCACGTATACGGACCAGCCCATTATATTTAGGCAGCCCGCTTTAAACCAGAAAGGATTTATTGGgctgaaaaattataaatcttGGCCCACAATCTTCCAAGGCCCAAAATTCGTACAATTATCTCGACCCCCAAAACGactttattactttttttttcgtaAATATGCGCTAAAAATAAGTTACAGGTAAAACCTTCTATGTATGTATTTTTCGCGATATAAAAGTTAATGTTAGAAAATCATAATATTGTctcgttcttttctccaacaagagttggataaagattaagattttcgtggcacgcttttcaaaccgctaaGCGGTGCGTTTCGTgggaaaactttctatatgaaagttgctatatttttcaagtttataataattaaaacacaatcaatcatacgttaatatcacatcattttgcgtaaaaaaacttcatcttcattttcgGGAGAAAATAACACCACCAGAAAACgaacccccttttttttttgcggggatgaTGAAACAAACCTTTAAATCAACTCTTAGAATTCAAATATTGGTTGTAGGCTTGTAGCCGATAATAATTAAGCTAATAAAGAAATGATCGAGCTGTATCTTCATCTCCTACCCGTACCTGCGATTTCTGAGTTCTGACTAGGAGAGGCGCGAGATGCTGCAGGTGCAAGCCGCCAGGTGCAATCTTTGAAGCTACATCTCCGTGCGATCCAGTACTTGCCGGTGACACCTCGCATCAAACCAGGTAAGATATAGCACTCGGTTTAATTCTGCTCCAATTTATCTCATCCATACATGTCAAATATGACAAGAGAAATTGTAGGTGAAAGAAAATAGAGATATTTAATTAAGCTTGCTTACCTGATGCTCTGAATTCTGATGGTAACAATCCATCATGTTTATGAAGCTATCAGTCTAGCAAGAGTTCGATAACAGGTAGGTGGTACGAACCGGAGAATCAATCTGATGGAGGCAGAAGTTCTTCCATCTGCATGATGAACTCCTGCATAACTtctgaagaaaaagagaagatgaTACTTTAATTATGACTTTTATGAACAGTGCACTGCAACCAGATTAAGCATTCGCGGTTAGTCAATCGAAGTACTAGTGTACTATATGCGCGGAGTTAATTCTGAAGCGAACTCGCGCACCTACCAAACGTCCCCAAGGCTCGCCTCTTTCTGCGATATAATTCCGGATATATCTGAATTTCTTTCAAGTTTCAAGAAGAACTCGCTCTTGGTGTCAAAGAAGAACAAGGAGAAGAAGTTGATTCTTTGCTTGTCATGATGCTTGTCCGCACAGTGAAGAAACCGAGCAAGTTCGAAGATTCCGACACTGTCACGGCCAAACCGGCCAGGTATTTGGTAAATTTTCGAGCAAGTTTGCATGATACGAATTTGCATTTTCAAGAAAAGATCgattcaaatttgttttttatttttagttttttttttgttctggaGATGAATTGGCAATGATCAAACGTGTTTGGTTTCAGGGCCGTGTTTGAGATGCCGCACCGGACGTCGCCGCGAGCGCCGGTGCGctcgaagacgacggcggcggcgccggccgcggccgGCTCGGAGCACCACCGCGACCGCGtagtcgtcggcgccggcggcggcgccgcccgtggCACGTCGCCGCGAAGCCCGCAGCTTCCCGAGGCAAGGATGCTCTAGCTAGTGACACGAGCAATGCAGGCATGCAGCTAAGCTAGCTACAGTGTGTCAGTGTGTTATTCTTGACGAGTGTTTGCATGGTGGCGTGCTTGCAGAAGaagccggcgggcggcggcgcggccgtgtCGCGGGTGGCGGAGCTGGAGGCGAAGCTGGGgaaggcggagggccagctcgcCGAGATGCGGGAGcagctcgcggcggcggagaaggcgagGAAGGACGCGCGCGCCGCGCTCGTGGAGTCCAAGAAGCGCTTCTCCGCCGCCAAGAAGAGAGTCGCCACCGcaggcgccgcctcctcgtcggcggccgccgAACAGACGCCGCCGCAAGCCGTCAGCGACGAGAAATGCGGCGTGATCTCGCCGGCCGGCGATGTCCCTGAGGCTGCCGagccgggcgacgcccagggtGAGGAGACCAAGGAGatggctgatgatgatgaggtgAACAGCGTCACCGCCGCCATTGTTGGAGACCTTGAAGGGAACAAGGGAGGGCAGGAGGTCGAACAGCTGAGGACGAAGCTGATGGAGAAGGACATGGAGGTCTACGAGCTGAAGGCGAAGCTGATTGCGATGGACGCCGAGGCGGACGATCTCCGGGCGAGCTTGGCCACGAAGGGCATGGAGATCGACGAGCTGAGGGCGAAGCTGACGTCGAAGGACGCGgacatcgccgccgtcgaggccgaCAACGCCGAGCTGATGAAGATGGCGGAGGAGGCCTCCCATGCCGTGAAGGAGACGGCCACGAAGGCGAGGGACACCGAGCACGCGCTGAGGGAgagcgcggcgcgggaggcggcccGTGTCGCCGAGCGCCTGCGGGCGTCGgagcgcgcgcgggaggcgCTGGAGGCGGAGTTGCAGCGCGGCCGCGCGCAGAGCGAGCAGTGGCGCAAggcggccgaggaggccgccgcggtGCTCGCCGCGGTGGagcacggcgccggcgcgcccgccgccgacgtaGAGTGGCGGCGCCACAGCTcgggcgccgccgctggcgagAGGGTGGCCAAGGACACGGACGAACACCACGTCTCCGGCGGGAAGCGGAACAGCGGCGGCGCCATGCGGATGCTCAGCGAGCTGTGGAAGAAGAAGGCGCAGAAGTGATCTTCGAGAGATATGGTTGGCGGGAAGCGATGGTGTTCGCGCGATTGGGAATTCAGAAATTTCACCGGCTTTATATATGCATCAGTTTAATTTACTTGTTTATCTTGCTTAATTTAAGACgtgtttggtaaaaaaaataacattatttTGTGTTGTTTTTGAATTACTGGGTGCCTAGAACCTGTGAGCAAACCGCATTTTGCGTAGTGCTAAGTGTATAACATTATTGTTGAGTTTTGGTTATGATTGAGAAGAAAGTATTGAGACTCTGCTGTGGTCATCTTTATCAAATGTCATTTTGGCTCACTTTGTATGGAATGTCACTAATTGTGGCTTTGATGTTGGCTAAACAAGTTTAACCAACAATGTTGACATGACTAGAATGTCTTAATTTGGGGATTGTGGTAATGTGGCAACTTAACACAATGTAATGTTGTTTCTGCATCTCACTCATGATGAAAAGCAATTGTGAAGAAAGTTCTTTTTTTCATATCCTTGTTAATTAAAATGATAATGAGCTAAACTGGTTACGTTTCTTGTGGTGAAATCTATCCATCCAGGTTCAAGTTCTAGACATGGTATGGGTATCTTGCATTTGTGGTTATTTTTTTAGTAGCAAGCGTCATACTCGTCAACAATCACTGATAGTGACATCGTTAATCTCAAGACACGTTGACCTGATCTTCGAAGGCGATTATAGGATGGTGTGTGCGTGTGTATTCGTAGATACGAATATACACGTATGTATATGAGCGTTTGTATTTGTACCGTTagttaggaaaaaaaacatgatgtaGACATATGGCCAAAATCTCTTAACAGGCCATGATCCAGGAGCCCATAATCCACTTAGGAAGATATTTCCTCTTTCATTTTTTAATGATATTTGCTGAAGAGGAGATGGATCTTCTCAATAATAAGAGATAAGCTATTTTTTCTtcaaagagaaaaatatatgcTAATTCGCAAAGGCAAATCACTTGTGCATATAGCACCAACAAAAGTCATGGGGCCAGGGGCATATCTGGAATTCAATTTTCatgggatatatatatatatatatatatatatatatatatatatatatatatatatatatatatatatatatatatatatatatatatatatatatatatatatatatatatatatatatatatatatatatatatatatatatatatattgttatgGAATACAGGAATACACACTGTTTACACTGTtactgtttttgtttttgtttttatgaTATATATGATCATGGGTGCATGCCAAAGTTGAGCAGGAAGCAAAAGGGCCCTACATGCATACACACCCACTCAATCTCTCAGCCACAAACATAGAGATCTATAAAAGGAAAAGACAAAAGCTAAGAGAGGACAGGAACTACAGCACAAAAAAAGCAGAAGCATAGATGCATGATCTCCCTGCtattccgctgctgttgctATTATATGACAGTGGTCCATTAGGACCTTTACAATGCGGTTAGGTGTCGAATTGTCTTGGAGCGCCAACTTGGATTTTCGCGTACGTGGTGATTAAACCCGTGCCTCTGCATAGCGCCTCGCTCCCACACAGGGGGACGAGTTCTCCGCCTCTCGCTAGTCCACACGCGAACCAAAAAAACCCATCATGCATGCGCTGTGAATCCCGTGCCTCCGTCTCCTCGTGCTAACATGCACTGTGGGGATGATTGCCTCGCGCCGATTTCACATCTTTAGGGAGGCCAGAGACACACCGCATTGCTCCTGCCCTTAGGCAAGCAAATCTGAGCAAAGTGTTTCTGCagaaattattttaataatGTAGATTATTGCAAGCTTGTTCTCTTTGTGTGATCTGAATAGTCACCAAAAGAATTGAAATTGTCTTAACAATGTACATTATTGCATCACTTATGGTTCTACACACACAAGGTCAAATTTGGTCCATGAAAAGAAATAATTGTGCATTTGCTTGCACTTTTAGTAACATAGTTTTTCTCCATGTGTATAGATTGTTTTTTAAAACAGTACAAATACACATAAGCTCGTATAAACCTACACACACTTGCTCAATGAGTATACACTCTACCTCTATGATCATTTGTAAAGACTAGACCAATTTATCTTAAGATTAACGAAATTACCAAAGTCATCTCGTTGTTGACAGGTACCATGCCTAATACTAGAAGAATTACTAGTTGTAAACATGTATATGCTGATTTTGATATAACAAGTTTGCATAGTGATAATAAATAACATATACTATATATTGTTCATTTCTTTTTCATATTTCcttatattaatatttttaaccatttTTAAAAACTGTCCTTGCGCTTGAGGACCTAGAGCAAGATTAGCATATAGTTGGAGGAGCCACGTAAGTTGTGGTACCCTGTGAAAAACCTACTTAGATATCATTTGAAACACATGATTCTCAAAACACGAAAACAAAAACAATCAATGATACCTTTGCAAGGCCCACCTTTATTAGCAATCtatactattttaaaatatagtagTGGTGGTTGTGAGGGGGTGAATCTGCCACTACTCCCACCACCATCTCCGAAAAAAATAGTGTGGGGCTACAAGACTCAGTATTTTGGCAATAGTTATATGTAGAAATTAAAAGATTATTAATAGAAAATAAACAATTTTCTTAAATTTAAATCCCATTTCAACATACGAGTAATATACCAataaagataaaagaagagataTCTCTCTATGTCGATATCATGAACACTAAAGCTGGACAGTGAGGGAATCTCAAAAGTATTAGTATTATTCAACGTGAGAATGATACCCATAGATAAGACTAGTTCCTTTGCTTACTTACTTACTTACCACAATAAATAGAGTGTATGGGACCAGATTTTGAAATTTCGGAAACAACCCCCACCCATCGACCCCAAAACTATTTTCCCCCAAAATTTTATCtatactattttaaaatataatagtggtggtggtgaggggTGAATCTGCCACCACTCCCACCACCATCtctggaaaaaaaatagtgtgGGGCTACAAGACTCACATTTTAGTAACAGATATATGCAGAAATTAAAAGATTGTTAATAACAGATTAatgattttctttaatttaaatCCCATTTCAACATACGAGTAATATACCAGTAAAGATAAAATAAGAGATATCTCTCTATGTCAATATCACAAACACTAAAGCTGGACAGTGAGGGAATCTCAAAAGTATCACTATTATTCAACATGAGAATGATACCTATAGATAAGACTAGTTCTTTTTCTTAGTGTATGGgaccaaaatttgaaatttcgGAAACAACCCTCACCCACCCCAAAACTATTTTGCcccaaaatattattttttaaaaaaaaaaaacgttcaaactttttttataatttggctcaaatttgtttgaatttcaaatattttaatcaTGGTATATTTCAAATTTTCCAAAATTTAGAATTTCAAAGAAATTTAGTGTTCCCCTAGAAATTCCCAAAATGATATTGTAAACCATGTGGGGGACTAGTCCaccaaaagattttttttttgaatctaGAGATGGATTCTAATGACTCGAGTGGACGTGCACTCATTTATTGCATATAGTGTTTCCTGGGTAGTCTTTCCCGGGGTCTCATGACCCTAGTGGATTATCCAATTCTAACTAATTTATGTCATACTAATTAGTATATTGGTTAATAATTAGATAATTAGTCCGGGTAATTTCTGTTTTAGGATCGCCACTAATTGCATGTTAACTGAaatgttatgaaaaaaaatttcaaacaaaataaaagatagATTAATACATAATATATCACTCTGCAAATATGTAAGTTCAAATTTGGCTTCTATAAGTTGTAATAAAAATGTTGCATGTTTGGTgagttttatatatatatatata
This window encodes:
- the LOC4339308 gene encoding uncharacterized protein, giving the protein MPMLQCSGEASDTARVTSGGEARRQLAAPVMADANRRIDLAAPLVSVRRHGGGAAGEAATRTDGTRPGHPKSVRTRRATMVHATARDEEPARDAMAVVAVAAPVRERDQEARFSDALSVADSCLTVNCSSASGLSDAVAQPPRGVGVGGGVMMDRFLPAAHAVAVLSPQCSSRKASVAAAAARNGHGADALLPPPEPTPTIRTLCIVPREKTDDADAAVDDNGGGGEWDAHSTRGVSSRRCGLLLPTRCMKSTLLLLNPAPAMRRRGGGRRRDRGAPLLSKIGRSQSLGNPLVRSAHDTGIMRSWEEVYINSLRRSGRGGRKGIGALLSPELDTTMPSVRELYLEQGDGAVHPKATHLGFLLVLDRSHDQCHDSHDDPKLLPPPRFPRPAPPKVFDGGKKQRRDAAGAGGGGGGGGYGWPLLLEDKAAASRDMVPPLPPLPSMKSPSESWLSRALPSVSSNPPATSFLGIHVQHKKQSPPPRCSSRAPAKLVADGHARPRQMRIHDLQKS
- the LOC4339309 gene encoding interactor of constitutive active ROPs 1; translation: MVACLQKKPAGGGAAVSRVAELEAKLGKAEGQLAEMREQLAAAEKARKDARAALVESKKRFSAAKKRVATAGAASSSAAAEQTPPQAVSDEKCGVISPAGDVPEAAEPGDAQGEETKEMADDDEVNSVTAAIVGDLEGNKGGQEVEQLRTKLMEKDMEVYELKAKLIAMDAEADDLRASLATKGMEIDELRAKLTSKDADIAAVEADNAELMKMAEEASHAVKETATKARDTEHALRESAAREAARVAERLRASERAREALEAELQRGRAQSEQWRKAAEEAAAVLAAVEHGAGAPAADVEWRRHSSGAAAGERVAKDTDEHHVSGGKRNSGGAMRMLSELWKKKAQK